Below is a window of Methanobrevibacter sp. DNA.
ATGACATTTACACCATTTCTAACAGTTAAACCGCCTACACTTTTGACATACTCCAGTTGAGTAGAGTTATAATTCATGTTGAATTTGACATCTTTAACAAGACAGTTACCAGTATTTTTCAAATTAATACTATAAACGACAATGTCACCTATATCAGGAACATGAGTGTAAGTAAAGGTATTACCGTTCTTGACCCATGTTTTATTATTGGAATGTCCAATATATTCCAATTCAGTTGAATTGAAAATTTCATCTATTGTCACATTAATAATAGGTTTGTCAGCAGTGTTATTGACAGTAATGTTGAATGCAACAGTATCATTAACATATACCACGTCAGTAGTATTTAATGCAATCTTATCCACATCTAATTTGTAGTTAATAATATCAAAGAGGAACAGACTTTGTGAAGTTGGTGAAATCATTGAACTGAAATCATATTCAATGACAGTACCGTTCACTTCCTTAATGAACTTTTCAGGCATTTTTGTTCCGTTAGCATATACAGTTTTATATAACTCTAAAACTTTTAAAACTACTGGATGATCACTGTTCCAGAAATCATGGTCTGAAAACTCGTGAACTGCCCTACTGAAATAATCCGGACGTGGAATCTTAACTAAATAATTCCATCTATTTTCATAGTCCCTATAAGCTTCAGGATAGAAATAGATTTCGTCATCCTCATGAGGAAATACATCCTCTTTAGAATTAAAGTAGGTATATACTAAAATTTTAAGATAATCCGCTATAGGTTCACCAGATATAACGTTAACCAGTCTTTCTAAGGAATCATCTTTAATTCCAACATTAGGGAATGAAGTATATCTTTCAACACACATTGCAAGATAAGTTGTATTTGTTTTACGTGTTGAATTACCTATTGAATCCCCAGGAGTAATTTTAATCAGTTCAGTAGGTTTTAAAACCACATCATTATTTATAAAAGTGGAATCATCTGATATACTGGTTAAGTAAGAGTATAAAGCTTCACCAGTATGTGCATCATTGTTCTTAAAGGTTGAACCAACAATTTGAGTATGAAGGGATGCGATTGCACCACCAAAATTAGTAGCATTGTTTTCTTCAAACAAGGAATTTTGAATGATTTTTTCTCCATTATCATACATGTAATCACTGGCAAATGCTCCACCGGCATAATAAGCATGATTTTTATAGAAATATGAATTGTTTACCAAACCGGTTTGAGAATCCCAAAAGACAGCTCCACCTTTGTTTGCATGGTTTAAAGTGAAATTTGAATTGTCAATAGTGGCAGGTACACTTAAACCTACAGCACCACCTAAATAGAATGCACTGTTATTTGTAAATGCTGATTTGTTAATAACGAGATTTGCCCCGTTAGCATTAATCGCACCACCTTGAGTTACTGCAGTGTTATTGATAAATTCTGAATTGAATATTGTACCGTCAGTACCTTTCCAGTGAATAGCACCGGCGTAAGACTCTGCATAATTGTATTCAAATTTACAATTTTCTACAGTTGAATCCTTACCGTCGATACTTAATGCTCCACCTTCAGCTGAACCATATCTGTTATATATCATATTCCATGTAAAATTGGAATTACTTATTTTGGCATTGGCACGAGTAAATTTAATAGCTCCCCCATAGGCCTTATCTTGTCCGGCATCTACAATATTATTGTAGAATAAGGAGTTATCCACAGTACCGTCAGCACCATCCCAACATATAGCTCCACCATTGGCGAAAGCATCATTCATGACGAAGTTGGAATTGTTTACGATTGCATTTTTTGCGAAACTAGCAACGTAAACAGCACCACCATGAGTAGCATTATTATAATTCAAATCAGTATTGTTTATAATTAAATTTTCTGTATTCAGGTTTACAGCACCACCTTCATTGGCAGCACTGTTATATTCAAATTTTGAGTTGTCAATAGTATTGTTTTTACTGTTAAAACTGACTCCACCACCGACAGTTGCACTATTGTAATAGAATTCGCTATTGTCAATAGTGTTGCCTTGTGCGTCAACTCTAATAGCTCCACCAAAACCATTTGCTTTATTCTTAGTGAATTTTGAAGAGCGAATGGTATTGTTAAGTGAGCCTTCAGGGTCAGGGAAATAATAACCTATAATAACCGCACCGGCATCATTGGCAGCGTCATTTGATTCAAATACTGAATTGTCGATTGTATTATTGCTTCCATAAATTTCTACAGCGCCCGCTTTATCATTAGCATGATTTTTGTAAAATTCGGAATCTTTTACAGTTACATTGTTGGTATTAATGTATACTGCTCCTGCATCTTTATTTGCAGTGTTCTGTGTGAATTTTGATTTTTCGATGACTAAATCAGGTTTAGTGACATATATTGCTCCACCATTATAAGTTACTGCACTATTTTCAGTGAATTCACAGTCGTCAATTTTACCACCGACTGCTTCCCAACATATTGCACCACCATTTCTGGCAGTGTTTTCATTGAACTTTGAGCCTTCAACTGTTCCGTTGGAACCTATCCAGTAAACAGCACCACCGCTGTCTCCATTATGTTTTGCAAAAGTGGAATCTGATACTTTAACATTATTTCCTGAAACATAAACAGCTGCACCGCTTCCGTAATTAACAACATTTTCACTGAAATCAGAGTTGTCAACTACATTGTTGTCATTGTAAACTGCAACTGCACCACCGTAATAGTCCGCAGTATTTTTACTGAAATCTGAATTGTTTACAAGACCATTACTGGCTGCCATAAATACAGCACCACCACAATAGCTAGCAGTATTATCATAGAATTTAGAACCGTTGATGATACAATCTGAAGATGCCATATGTACTGCACCACCATAATAGCTAGCACTATTATGATTGAATATGGAATTGTTTACAAGACAATTACTTGATTCCATGTATACTGCACCAGCATAATAGCTAGCAGTATTTTCATCAAAGGTACAATTGTCAATAGTATTGTATTTACCGTAAATGTCAATAGCACCACCATAATATAAAGCAGTATTATCTTTAAAGGTACAGTTATGAATCAGGTTTTTAACACCGTCCAAACAAACAGCACCACCAGCGTAAGGCTTTGAGTTACCTATAAAAGTGGAGTTATAAATTGAATTGTAACTGCCTCCAATATCAATAGCACCACCATAAGCGCTGGCGTAATTGTTTATGAATTTACAGTTGTCAAATATATTTTTATAACCTCTTATGTAAACGGCTCCACCATAGGAACCCTTATTTTCCTCAAAGGTACAGTCATTTATCTTACAGTAATTACCATCAATGTAAAGCATTGATTCAGTGTTACCATTTACAAAAGTAATATTATTCAATATAACATTACTAGCGGTATTATTAATGTAGAGTGACATTGCTTGATTTTCACCGCTGATGTTATGGCCATTACCGTTGATTGTAATGGAACTTGAAACAGTTATGTTTACTATATCATCAGGACCGGAATATGCATAATTCTTATCAAGAGTGATTATGCCTCCAGGATTTGAATTAATCAGACCCTGCAATTCCGTATAGTTTCCAACTTCTCCGGCCTTAAGAGTTTCATGAGAATCAGTTGCACTTAACTTAAAATTGCCGTCATCAGAATTATCTGCCAATGCATAGCTATCGCTATCCATCATTAATTTCCCATTTTCAGTTCCAACCAAAGTATTATCTCCAGCTGAAACTACATTGATGAGCAACATCAATGCTAAAATTATTAATAAAATTTTTCCTAGTCTGTTTAATTTCATTAATTTCCCTCTAAATGAGAACAAATAAAATATAAACCAATCAAATAATATAAATTAAATTTATTTAAAGCCAATTTCATCCTAATAAATAATACCATCAACCATTATCGTGCAAATAACAACAAGAAATAACCGGTTTATACAATTACCCTCACTATCCAAAAGCACTAGGCCGAATAATACCAATCATTCAAATTAAATTAAACTTTGACATTTGATTTTCATTTATTTAGATTTTATTTAACTCAATAAATCTTAAAGTATATTATATACTGATCAATCAAATTAAAAATTTTTAACCAACCAGCATCACTAGTTTATTTTACTAAACATATCATTCAATACAATAAAAATATTATGAAATAATATCAATATTGTATACACATATTTATTTTTTAAGTCATATTTAAATATAATCATAAAAATCATCTAATTTTTTGAAAAAAAATGAATAAAAAATAAAAAATTATAATTAAAAAATATAAAATTTAATAAAATAATGAATAAAAAAAATAAAATTTTTTTAAAAAATAGTCATTAAACAATCAAAATCAACAGATTTTATTAAAAAATATTCATTTTTTTAGAATAATATCGTAACAATCAGTATTTAAAAAAGTCGGCATGGGATATAACTATGAATAAAATAGTATACATTTTATGAACATGAAAAAATTAATGCAAAAAAATTAAAAATTATTCATCCAGAAAATTAAAAAAAAAAAATGAGTTAATACTCATCTTTTAATTGTAATTTTATTTGATACTGTCAGTTTACCATAGGCTGTCTTAATGGTGTATTTACCAACCTTAAGTTTTTTAGTTACTTTTAGAGTTGCAATTCCTTTGCTGTTTGTCTTGATTTTATAGGTCTTGCCGCTGAACTTGAATGTAACCTTCTTGTTTTTGAGGATTTTGCCATTAGTGTTTAAAAGCTTGGCTGTGAACTTGACAGTCTTTCCTTTTTTAACTGCAATGTTTTTGGTAACCAATGTTGTCCTGACAGTCAGTTTGCTTGATACCTTAAAATCTTTGTAAATAGCTGTTATTGTATATTTACCAGGTTTTGAGGTGATTTTTAAAGTTGCATAACCATTAACTGCTTTAACTGACTTTGTAGATGATCCGACTTTGACAGTTATCTTTACGCCGTTTGCAGCGTTTCCATTGTCATCAAGCACCTTGACCTTGTAGGTGTTACCTGCACCATAATACATTGTAATAGCCTTATTTTCACTTAAACGAGGCATTACGTTAATGTTGTGGGCTTTGACCTCACCTGTTGAAGGATTAGTCACTTTAACAACATGATTTCCAACACCCAAATCAATGTTTAGAGTTGCAATGCCCTGTCTGTCGGTTAAAACCTGCTTTTCGATGCCGTCTATTTCGAAATTGACATTTCTTTCACCCAGTGCTTTAGCATAACTGTCGATAAGGCTAACTGAGTAAGGTGCATTGTATGTGTAGATGCTTTCTATCGGAAGTGTTATTGATGATTTTATGATTACTTCACACTGCATTTGTGAAGGCATGTATCCGTCCTCGCCGTCAAAGCTGAATGTTATATCATATGTTCCAACACTCAAATCAACAGGTATTGATGCAGCGCCTTTTTGTGTAATGACACTGTACTCATTGCCGTTAAGAGTGTATCTTATGGTTTTTCCTGAAAGCAGATTACCGTTTGAATCTTTGAGTTTTATAATGTATCTTGAACTGCTTCCATAATATGCAATAAAGTCTTCTGCCACAATTTCAGTGTCAATTACGCTGATTGAAAAGCTTGTCGGAGATGATATGAAAATGTAGTCATCATCGTTTAGATAAACATCAACGTCGTACTCACCTTCATCGAGATTGTTCAGTTTTAAAGTGTCTTTTGAGTTTAATGTATGGTTTTCACCGTTTACGCTTACAATCAAATCGACTTCAACATCCTTTGAAAGGACTGCAGTTATTTCAGCTGACCTTCCTGACTTTTTGACATTGATTGTGGATGAAAGTATTGTCCTGACCTTGATAGTGTTGATGCTTTCAACAGGCAGATAGATATCATCTCCGTCAAAAGTGGCTGTTATATTATAGTTTCCGCCTGATAGATTAACTGATAGACCTGCTTCACCATCCTCATCAGTTATGACTTCATATTCCTTATTGTTCAAGTTCAGCCTGACAGTTTTTCCTGCAATCGGCCTGTAGTTGGAATTGACCAGGCGTATGAGGAATATTTCACTACTGTTTTCATATGTTTCTATATCATATGAGATTATTCTTGGCTGAACAACACTGACTGTGAACTCATCGGTGATTGCATCCATATAGTATGCATCATCATCCATAGTTGCAGTTACTTCATAATCTCCGTTTTCCAGATTATCGAGTTTAAGTGTTGCCCTACCGTCTTTTGTCTCAACAACAGCAATTTTGCCGTTAACATCAAATGTGATGTTGACATTAACATCCCCTGATAATGTGACAGTGATTTCAGCTGATTTTCCTGCATTTACAATGTCCATTGTGGATGTAAGAGAGGTTTTTACCTTAATCATGTTTGATGAGGATGCAGGAAGGTATGTATCATCTCCTTCAAATGTGGATATTATTTCATATTCGCCTCCTGCAAGGTCAATGTTAATTTCAGCTTCACCGTTGCTGTCTGTAATAGCAGTGTATGTGTTGCCGTTGATCTTGAATTTGATATTTTTGTTTGAAATGGCCTGATTTTTGCCATCAACCAGTCTGATTGAATATGCAACATTGCTTTTTTCAAGGGTTGTGAAATCATCTGCGATTATCTTTGCCTGTATGACATCTATTGTGAAGTTGTCATATGTGTTTGATATTACATAGTCATCGTCATTGAGATATACGCCTATTTCGTATTCCCCATGTTCCAGTTCATTGAGTTTTAATGTAGCCTTCCCGTTTTGTGCCTGGACAATCTGGTTTTTGTTATTTACACTGACTGTCAAATTTGCATTCACATTTTTGGAAAGAGAGATTTCCACGGTTGCATTGTTTTTATCTTTGGAGATGCTGATTTGTGCAGTAAGCAAATTCTTTACATTTATGGCATTTGAACTTATGACTGACATGTATTCATCGTCACCTTCAAATATTGCTGAGACGTCATATTTTCCGGCTGTAAGATTAATGATTATTGTTGCATCCCCGTTAGCGTCAGTTACAACTTCTAAATCTTCTCCGTTAAGATTGAATTTAACCAGTCTTGATGAAATAGGGCTGTTTTTATCATCAACCAGTTTGATTGAATATTTTGCCATGCTGTGTTCAAATGTTGTCATATCCTGTGAAACGAATCTTGGCTGGGTAACTGTTATTGCAAATTCTTTATCTGCTTCGCCGTAGTAACGGTCGCTGTTTGAAATGCTGATTTTTATATCATATTCTCCGTTTGCAAGATTATAGTCAAGACGGGTTTTTCCGTTTTGCAGATTATATCTGTAAACCTTACCTTCAAGCATAACCTCAATGCTTTCGTTGATAGGCTGTGAAGCCTGAACAGTTACTGTTGCAGTGGTTGAATGGATAGCAACTGAAATGTCAAGGTCGACTTCAACTTTTGTTACATCAACATTGACACTTGATGAGGATTTTACATATCCTGAAGCCTCAAATGCTGCTGACACTTTGCTTATTCCCTGAGAGTATTTGTGCTCGAATTTGGCGATGCCGTCTGTTACATTTACAGTGTAATCTGTACCGTTGAGAGTGAATGTTACTGTACCTGAATTAATCTTATTTCCGGACTCGTCAAGAACTGTAGCTATTACTGTAACCGGATTATAGTCTCCATAGTCAACAGCTAAATCAATTGTGCTTTTGATTTCGCTTAAAACTGTAAATGCCTTAATGCAGAAGAGATATGAACCTTTGGTGTCAGTCCAGACATCAGGATATTGATTGGAATTGTAAAATGAAATTCCTTCTCTAAATGATGAGTTTCTCACAACCTGGTCTGCATCGGTTTTTAAAACTGCAAATGTGTTGCCCTTCATGTTGGTCATTTTGAAGGCTACCTCAAATGTGTCGTCCTTTTTCAACTGGATGACCTTGTCGAGATTTATTGTATAATATCCCTGCCCGGTTGTTGCAGACTGATTGTGTACCAGTTCACCGTTTAAGTATATGGATACTTCATATTCTGTGTCCTGCATGAAATATGTGGAAACTGCAGCAAGATATTCATCGTCTGTTGCCCTGAAAACGTTTTTAAATGCCACACCATTGGAAAATTGGCGGTTGCTTGTGGCTCCTGCATAATCATACTGGTAGTTCTTGTCAAATCTTATTGTATCATTCATTATGAATGCGAATAGTCTAGGTAGTGAGGAGAACTGCATTGAATTGTACTTGATATAGTTCATTGCATTAGTGTAGTATGAAACATAGAAATAACCTTTGTTTTTACCGATTGGCCCCCAGCTATTCTTTACAATCCATGCTCCGTCACCAGGAGGTGTTACTTTAAAATTGTCCTTTGAGTAAGTGTCATCCCAGCCGACAATGGTGACTGCATGGTTTTCATGATATTCATCGCCCTTGTCAAAGTAATATGTATTGTTGTAGTTGTCTCCGTAGTCATAGTCCCAGTATAAACCTGTACCTACGGCTCCGTATCTCATTACGGCCTCTTTTATTACAGAGAGATAGTTTGTAGAGTTAACCTGGATGAACACTGCATTTTGAACATGCATAAGGCTGTTGAGAACAGGTGATATTTTTGAGTTGTCATCATAGGGATCTATGCTTTCATCAATCGGACCAAGCCAGCTTACAAGATAACCTATTGAATTGTAGAGGTTTCCCCCTTCCTCAGTGGTTGAAAGACCATAGTCTGAGTAAATCTTATTGAGGTTTACAAGATTGTTTTCTGAAAAGTCATATTTAACACCTGTCGCCTTGGCAACTGCAGCTTCAAGAACTGCCATTGCTGTAAATGCCCAGCAGTAGCCTGCATCTCCCTGGTTCTTGACTGATGTGACATAATCTTTGTCAGCTGAGTTGTATCTTTCAGGAATCACACCGTTGAATGAGTAATCACCTTTCATAAGAGTATAGTTTTTATCTCCTATGAAAAATTCGGCATTATCTGTTGAGTATACGTCCAGTGAGGATAAATCTATATGGGAATTGTCTGATGCCATCATATACATGTCCAGACCTGTTTTTGCATCGTTTTTGCTGAAGCTATTTGATGTGAAATCTGTGATTTTAACAGTGTTGAGATATAATGCTCCGCCTTTATCTGCAATGTTTCCTGTAAACTGTGAGTTTTCAAGTGAAAGGGTTCCGTAAAGCTGATAGACTGCCCCTCCGTTGAATGTGCTGGCACTGTTTTTAACAATTACATTGTTCAGGCTTGAGTTTCCCATAAGTGTTGTGAGTGCCGCTCCGAACCTTGCATGTGAATCAGTAATGTTAGTGTTTTTAACTGAAAGTTCAGATGATTCTGAAAAGAGTGCTGCACCTATTCCGTCTGTTGATGACTTTTCAATGCTGCATCCTGATACTTTAACATCACTTAACTGATTAACATTGATGGCTCCTCCTGATGCTTCCGCATAATTGTTAATGAAACTGGATGAGGTTATCTCTGCAGTGCCTTTTTCTATATCTATTGCTCCTCCTGTTGAAGATGCAGTGTTGTTTTCAAAACAGGAATCTGATACAGTAAGTTTGGAGTTTTGTGAATATATTGCAGCTCCTGATTTTGTAAGGGAATTCTTTTTGTAGTTATTGGAGAATGTTGAATTTATTACATTTACTGTTGAGTATAGTGAATATATTGCTCCTCCCACATCTCTTGCGCCATTATATTCAAAAAATGAGTTTCTGATTGTTGAATTTGCATTGTCAAGCCATATGGCTCCGCCGTCATCATATGCGCCGTTGTTTGAGAAAATTGAATCTTCGACATTCAGGCTGCCGCTGTTCATGTAGATGGCTCCACCGGAATATGTGGCGGTGCATCC
It encodes the following:
- a CDS encoding Cna B-type domain-containing protein — translated: MKLNRLGKILLIILALMLLINVVSAGDNTLVGTENGKLMMDSDSYALADNSDDGNFKLSATDSHETLKAGEVGNYTELQGLINSNPGGIITLDKNYAYSGPDDIVNITVSSSITINGNGHNISGENQAMSLYINNTASNVILNNITFVNGNTESMLYIDGNYCKINDCTFEENKGSYGGAVYIRGYKNIFDNCKFINNYASAYGGAIDIGGSYNSIYNSTFIGNSKPYAGGAVCLDGVKNLIHNCTFKDNTALYYGGAIDIYGKYNTIDNCTFDENTASYYAGAVYMESSNCLVNNSIFNHNSASYYGGAVHMASSDCIINGSKFYDNTASYCGGAVFMAASNGLVNNSDFSKNTADYYGGAVAVYNDNNVVDNSDFSENVVNYGSGAAVYVSGNNVKVSDSTFAKHNGDSGGAVYWIGSNGTVEGSKFNENTARNGGAICWEAVGGKIDDCEFTENSAVTYNGGAIYVTKPDLVIEKSKFTQNTANKDAGAVYINTNNVTVKDSEFYKNHANDKAGAVEIYGSNNTIDNSVFESNDAANDAGAVIIGYYFPDPEGSLNNTIRSSKFTKNKANGFGGAIRVDAQGNTIDNSEFYYNSATVGGGVSFNSKNNTIDNSKFEYNSAANEGGAVNLNTENLIINNTDLNYNNATHGGAVYVASFAKNAIVNNSNFVMNDAFANGGAICWDGADGTVDNSLFYNNIVDAGQDKAYGGAIKFTRANAKISNSNFTWNMIYNRYGSAEGGALSIDGKDSTVENCKFEYNYAESYAGAIHWKGTDGTIFNSEFINNTAVTQGGAINANGANLVINKSAFTNNSAFYLGGAVGLSVPATIDNSNFTLNHANKGGAVFWDSQTGLVNNSYFYKNHAYYAGGAFASDYMYDNGEKIIQNSLFEENNATNFGGAIASLHTQIVGSTFKNNDAHTGEALYSYLTSISDDSTFINNDVVLKPTELIKITPGDSIGNSTRKTNTTYLAMCVERYTSFPNVGIKDDSLERLVNVISGEPIADYLKILVYTYFNSKEDVFPHEDDEIYFYPEAYRDYENRWNYLVKIPRPDYFSRAVHEFSDHDFWNSDHPVVLKVLELYKTVYANGTKMPEKFIKEVNGTVIEYDFSSMISPTSQSLFLFDIINYKLDVDKIALNTTDVVYVNDTVAFNITVNNTADKPIINVTIDEIFNSTELEYIGHSNNKTWVKNGNTFTYTHVPDIGDIVVYSINLKNTGNCLVKDVKFNMNYNSTQLEYVKSVGGLTVRNGVNVIVYEFIPVEDDLTLEVWFKVLRNDTLSDVDFDVVDLVAIDGSPLLPLGEVKNPEVSIQYDKVGRFPAIPVGENTAFTIWFRALTNGTLVNNITFKANGFKDIVTSNYTDVYKPITINVTKVWDDNNNQDGIRPENITFVLMDDKGVVAEIVLNESNNWKGNFSNLPVVYVNKGALINYTVVEKLVPADYKAVTVKVDGYNYVINNTHVPAVTEVNVTKVWDDVDNQDGVRPVSIVVVLSNDTGVVAEYELNDANGWKHTFKDLPVYVNEGALINYTVVEKLVPADYKAVTVKVDGYNYVINNTHVPAVTEVNVTKVWDDVDNQDGVRPVSIVVVLSNDTGVVA
- a CDS encoding C1 family peptidase, with translation MVKHLNKIFAISAFLLIFLLIIPGSFANENQTDLLNDTSQDDLISIDNNVRTDVYFDASAGVDGDGSKLNPYNTINPSRLKSNTNIHVAEGQYDVKLDGVVLENCSIYGENPLKTVISSSLFNNQPNIIAGKNFDVSGITFLSMHFEARDDFTASNTIFDMKNPFYVYEYGFIRSMNGYYSIININNCTFTGCTATYSGGAIYMNSGSLNVEDSIFSNNGAYDDGGAIWLDNANSTIRNSFFEYNGARDVGGAIYSLYSTVNVINSTFSNNYKKNSLTKSGAAIYSQNSKLTVSDSCFENNTASSTGGAIDIEKGTAEITSSSFINNYAEASGGAINVNQLSDVKVSGCSIEKSSTDGIGAALFSESSELSVKNTNITDSHARFGAALTTLMGNSSLNNVIVKNSASTFNGGAVYQLYGTLSLENSQFTGNIADKGGALYLNTVKITDFTSNSFSKNDAKTGLDMYMMASDNSHIDLSSLDVYSTDNAEFFIGDKNYTLMKGDYSFNGVIPERYNSADKDYVTSVKNQGDAGYCWAFTAMAVLEAAVAKATGVKYDFSENNLVNLNKIYSDYGLSTTEEGGNLYNSIGYLVSWLGPIDESIDPYDDNSKISPVLNSLMHVQNAVFIQVNSTNYLSVIKEAVMRYGAVGTGLYWDYDYGDNYNNTYYFDKGDEYHENHAVTIVGWDDTYSKDNFKVTPPGDGAWIVKNSWGPIGKNKGYFYVSYYTNAMNYIKYNSMQFSSLPRLFAFIMNDTIRFDKNYQYDYAGATSNRQFSNGVAFKNVFRATDDEYLAAVSTYFMQDTEYEVSIYLNGELVHNQSATTGQGYYTINLDKVIQLKKDDTFEVAFKMTNMKGNTFAVLKTDADQVVRNSSFREGISFYNSNQYPDVWTDTKGSYLFCIKAFTVLSEIKSTIDLAVDYGDYNPVTVIATVLDESGNKINSGTVTFTLNGTDYTVNVTDGIAKFEHKYSQGISKVSAAFEASGYVKSSSSVNVDVTKVEVDLDISVAIHSTTATVTVQASQPINESIEVMLEGKVYRYNLQNGKTRLDYNLANGEYDIKISISNSDRYYGEADKEFAITVTQPRFVSQDMTTFEHSMAKYSIKLVDDKNSPISSRLVKFNLNGEDLEVVTDANGDATIIINLTAGKYDVSAIFEGDDEYMSVISSNAINVKNLLTAQISISKDKNNATVEISLSKNVNANLTVSVNNKNQIVQAQNGKATLKLNELEHGEYEIGVYLNDDDYVISNTYDNFTIDVIQAKIIADDFTTLEKSNVAYSIRLVDGKNQAISNKNIKFKINGNTYTAITDSNGEAEINIDLAGGEYEIISTFEGDDTYLPASSSNMIKVKTSLTSTMDIVNAGKSAEITVTLSGDVNVNITFDVNGKIAVVETKDGRATLKLDNLENGDYEVTATMDDDAYYMDAITDEFTVSVVQPRIISYDIETYENSSEIFLIRLVNSNYRPIAGKTVRLNLNNKEYEVITDEDGEAGLSVNLSGGNYNITATFDGDDIYLPVESINTIKVRTILSSTINVKKSGRSAEITAVLSKDVEVDLIVSVNGENHTLNSKDTLKLNNLDEGEYDVDVYLNDDDYIFISSPTSFSISVIDTEIVAEDFIAYYGSSSRYIIKLKDSNGNLLSGKTIRYTLNGNEYSVITQKGAASIPVDLSVGTYDITFSFDGEDGYMPSQMQCEVIIKSSITLPIESIYTYNAPYSVSLIDSYAKALGERNVNFEIDGIEKQVLTDRQGIATLNIDLGVGNHVVKVTNPSTGEVKAHNINVMPRLSENKAITMYYGAGNTYKVKVLDDNGNAANGVKITVKVGSSTKSVKAVNGYATLKITSKPGKYTITAIYKDFKVSSKLTVRTTLVTKNIAVKKGKTVKFTAKLLNTNGKILKNKKVTFKFSGKTYKIKTNSKGIATLKVTKKLKVGKYTIKTAYGKLTVSNKITIKR